A region of the Pantoea alfalfae genome:
GCCGGTGCTGGGCGTAATGTACTCCGCAGCAGATGGCAAAGCGTGGAAAGAGGAGGGCGGTCAGCGTGAGCAGATTCATGCCCGTGACGCGCGTCCTCCGCTGGTGGTGGTAAGCCGCTCACATGGCGATGACGCCGAGATGAAAGAGTACCTGAAACAGCTGGGTGAACATCAGACCGTCGCCACCGGCTCTTCTCTGAAATTCTGCCTGGTGGCGGAAGGGAAAGCCCAGCTCTATCCCCGTTTCGGGCCAACCAACATCTGGGATACCGGCGCGGGTCATGCCGTGGCGATGGCCGCTGGCGCCCATGTTCATGACTGGCAGGGTAAAACCCTGGACTACGCGCCGCGCGAATCCTTTCTTAATCCTGGCTTCCGCGTCTCACTGTTTTAATGCTGTCTGAATTTGCAGGCTTATGAAATGCCGACGGTCGCTCTGTGACCGCCGGGATTTCAGCGATTACTCTTTCAGCAGTGAGGCCAGCAGCGCCATCACTTTTGTCACTTCATCCTGCGTCAGCGATCCATCCTTCACAAATCTCACCTTGCCCTGTTTATCCAGTACCACAATGGCGGAACCGCCCGACTGTAACTGCCAGGCATGCTGCACATTGCCCTTGCTGTCGATGACAAACTGCGACCAGGGATATTGCTGCTTGTTGGTCTCAACGCTGCTGCGCACAAACATGCCGGTGCCGGGAATGGCGTCATCGGTATTTACGATAGTGGTGGTCTGATAGCGCTCGTGCGGCAACTTCGCGGCCTTGATCGCCTCTATCAGTGCCGCATTCATCTCTTTAGCGGAGGAGCGGCCAGCAATATGCTGGACCACGCGAACTTTTCCACTAAGCTGCGCGCTATTCCAGTTTTTGTAGCTAAACTTCTTCTGCTGTAATAACAGTTCGCCCTTATCGTTGACGCCAATGGCGGGGACTCGTGATCCCAGCCTGAGGTCATGGGCCATCACGCTTGCTGGTATCAGCAAAGACAGCGCCACCGCGGTCAGAATGTTTCGCATTGCTATTTCCTTGAGTGATCGGACCAGTTAGTCATTTTACTGCAATAGTAAGCAGGGATGATGCGCCTGTCATGGAAAGGTGTCAGGTTTGTTATGGACACCACAATTCCTTAACCAATGAAGGTTTATACTGTCTTGTATGACGCT
Encoded here:
- a CDS encoding YtfJ family protein is translated as MRNILTAVALSLLIPASVMAHDLRLGSRVPAIGVNDKGELLLQQKKFSYKNWNSAQLSGKVRVVQHIAGRSSAKEMNAALIEAIKAAKLPHERYQTTTIVNTDDAIPGTGMFVRSSVETNKQQYPWSQFVIDSKGNVQHAWQLQSGGSAIVVLDKQGKVRFVKDGSLTQDEVTKVMALLASLLKE
- the cysQ gene encoding 3'(2'),5'-bisphosphate nucleotidase CysQ, giving the protein MLEQICQLAREAGDAIMQVYNDAAPLDVSHKSDDSPVTAADIAAHHVIMQGLKQLSPEIPVLSEEDPPAWEVRQHWQRYWLVDPLDGTKEFIKRNGEFTVNIALIEAGKPVMGVVYAPVLGVMYSAADGKAWKEEGGQREQIHARDARPPLVVVSRSHGDDAEMKEYLKQLGEHQTVATGSSLKFCLVAEGKAQLYPRFGPTNIWDTGAGHAVAMAAGAHVHDWQGKTLDYAPRESFLNPGFRVSLF